The Papaver somniferum cultivar HN1 chromosome 3, ASM357369v1, whole genome shotgun sequence genome includes a region encoding these proteins:
- the LOC113357542 gene encoding protein CutA, chloroplastic-like isoform X1 gives MTLKIRSSTVPSLCRRLPLVGALCMLSFGLTNLTPSLSSSSFKTPWSGFSRQLPSVKGIHSGSGGMEGNSNTVPSVVVYVTVPTKEAGKKLAESIVTEKLAACVNRVPVNAGVESVYQWEGKIQTDSEELLIIKTRESLLEPLEEHVKVNHEYDVPEVIAIPITGGSLQYLEWLKNSTRD, from the exons ATGACACTGAAAATTAGAAGCAGTACAGTTCCATCCCTCTGTCGCCGTCTTCCTTTGGTCGGAGCCCTTTGTATGCTCAGTTTTGGTCTTACTAATCTCACTCCATCTCTCTCCTCTTCCTCCTTCAAAACCCCCTG GTCAGGGTTTAGTAGACAATTGCCATCAGTCAAAGGGATTCATAGTGGTAGTGGAGGAATGGAAGGGAATTCTAACACCGTACCTAGCGTTGTTGTTTATGTTACTGTTCCAACTAAAGAAGCAG GTAAGAAACTTGCAGAGAGTATAGTCACAGAAAAATTAGCAGCATGTGTCAACCGAGTTCCAG TAAATGCAGGCGTGGAGTCAGTTTATCAGTGGGAGGGAAAG ATTCAGACAGATTCAGAAGAACTACTTATAATTAAGACAAGAGAATCCCTTTTGGAACCTCTTGAAGAGCACGTTAAAGTCAACCATGAATATGA TGTCCCAGAAGTCATTGCCATACCCATAACAGGTGGTAGTCTCCAGTACTTGGAGTGGCTCAAGAACAGCACAAGGGATTGA
- the LOC113357542 gene encoding protein CutA, chloroplastic-like isoform X2 — protein sequence MTLKIRSSTVPSLCRRLPLVGALCMLSFGLTNLTPSLSSSSFKTPWSGFSRQLPSVKGIHSGSGGMEGNSNTVPSVVVYVTVPTKEAGKKLAESIVTEKLAACVNRVPGVESVYQWEGKIQTDSEELLIIKTRESLLEPLEEHVKVNHEYDVPEVIAIPITGGSLQYLEWLKNSTRD from the exons ATGACACTGAAAATTAGAAGCAGTACAGTTCCATCCCTCTGTCGCCGTCTTCCTTTGGTCGGAGCCCTTTGTATGCTCAGTTTTGGTCTTACTAATCTCACTCCATCTCTCTCCTCTTCCTCCTTCAAAACCCCCTG GTCAGGGTTTAGTAGACAATTGCCATCAGTCAAAGGGATTCATAGTGGTAGTGGAGGAATGGAAGGGAATTCTAACACCGTACCTAGCGTTGTTGTTTATGTTACTGTTCCAACTAAAGAAGCAG GTAAGAAACTTGCAGAGAGTATAGTCACAGAAAAATTAGCAGCATGTGTCAACCGAGTTCCAG GCGTGGAGTCAGTTTATCAGTGGGAGGGAAAG ATTCAGACAGATTCAGAAGAACTACTTATAATTAAGACAAGAGAATCCCTTTTGGAACCTCTTGAAGAGCACGTTAAAGTCAACCATGAATATGA TGTCCCAGAAGTCATTGCCATACCCATAACAGGTGGTAGTCTCCAGTACTTGGAGTGGCTCAAGAACAGCACAAGGGATTGA
- the LOC113361682 gene encoding pathogenesis-related protein 5-like, whose product MAPYSHLNDVHSKLLLMMILVTFTSGVKRSEAARIFTIINDCKETVWPAITPGEMFGGGGFLLKPGQSAVFTAPVGWSGRIWGRTGCNFDKAGNGTCQTGNCGTALKCVASGETPATLAEFTLASLDFYDVSLVDGFNLPLVVTPINGRGNCSIAGCDGDLRPNCPKELAVKSGNNVVGCRSACDVFQSDQYCCKGNYGNSMTCQPTYYSKKFKEACPAAYSYAYDDPSSIFTCSGTDYILTFCSSRKQTVCTYHNNKLLCSGSSGLKPLIKKWWAMIFIFSSISSLFMF is encoded by the exons ATGGCTCCTTACTCCCACCTTAATGATGTGCATTCAAAATtgttgctgatgatgatattagttACTTTCACATCAG GAGTCAAACGATCCGAAGCTGCACGAATTTTCACCATTATAAATGATTGCAAAGAGACAGTTTGGCCTGCAATTACCCCAGGCGAAATGTTTGGTGGAGGTGGTTTCCTATTAAAACCAGGCCAATCTGCTGTTTTTACAGCCCCGGTAGGCTGGTCAGGTCGAATATGGGGTCGAACTGGTTGCAACTTTGATAAAGCTGGCAATGGCACTTGCCAAACTGGGAACTGCGGTACAGCCCTTAAATGTGTAGCGTCGGGAGAAACCCCAGCTACACTTGCAGAATTTACCCTTGCTTCGCTTGATTTTTACGATGTTAGCCTGGTAGATGGGTTCAATTTACCATTAGTTGTAACACCAATTAATGGTAGAGGAAATTGTAGCATTGCTGGATGCGATGGTGATCTAAGGCCAAATTGCCCGAAAGAACTTGCTGTTAAATCCGGAAATAATGTCGTTGGTTGCCGGAGTGCATGCGATGTGTTTCAATCAGATCAGTATTGTTGCAAGGGTAACTATGGTAATTCCATGACTTGCCAACCTACATATTACTCAAAGAAGTTCAAGGAAGCTTGTCCAGCTGCTTACAGTTATGCTTATGATGATCCAAGCAGTATCTTTACCTGTTCCGGAACTGATTACATCCTGACATTCTGCTCTTCTAG GAAACAAACTGTGTGCACATATCATAATAATAAGCTCCTCTGCAGTGGATCAAGCGGCTTAAAACCACTCATTAAAAAATGGTGGGCTATGATATTCATATTTTCATCAATAAGTTCGTTGTTTATGTTTTGA